The genomic window GGCGCTTTATGGATTAAAACAAGCCCCAAGAGCTTGGAATACTCGAATTGACAAGTATTTCAAGGATTTCATCAAGTATCCATATGAGCATGCACtctatataaaaattcaaaaagaagatatattgaTCGCATGTTTATATGTAGATGACTTGATATTCACGGGTAACAATTTAAGCATGTTCgaaaaattcaagaaagagaTGACGAAGGAGTTCGAGATGACGGACATTGGATTGATGTCTTACTATCTCGGAATTGAagtaaaacaagaagacaatggAATATTCATAACTCAAGAAGGCTATGCTAAGGAGGTACTTAAGAAGTTCAAGATGGATGACTCAAATCCCGTTTGTACACCAATGGAATGCGGAATCAAActatcaaagaaagaagaaggggaAGGAGTGGATCCAACAACCTTTAAGAGCTTGGTTGGAAGCTTAAGATACTTAACATGCACAAGGCCCGATATTTTATATGCGGTCGGAGTTGTTAGTCGTTACATGGAGCATCCAACAACAACTCATTTCAAAGCGGCAAAAAGGATTCTTCGCTATATCAAAGTTACCGTAAACTTTGGCTTACATTATTCAACTACTAGTGATTACAAGCTTGTTGGATATAGCGATAGCGATTGGGGTGGAGACGTAGATGACCGAAATAGTACAagtggttttgtgttttacatTGGAGACACGGCTTTCACATGGATGTCGAAGAAGCAACCAATTGTCACTCTATCCACTTGTGAAGCGGAGTATGTAGCGGCTACGTCATGTGTATGCCATGCTATTTGGTTAAGAAACCTCTTGAAGGAGTTAATCTTACCACAAGAGGAACCAACAAAGATCTTTGTGGACAACAAGTCGGCAATAGCTTTGGCGAAGAACCCGGTCTTCCATGATCGAAGTAAACACATTGACACACGCTATCACTACATTAGAGAGTGTGTTAGCAAGAAGAACGTGCAATTGGAGTATGTGAAGACACATGATCAAGTAGCCGATATTTTTACCAAGCCTCTCAAGCGTGAAGACTTTATCAAGATGAGGAGTTTGCTTGGAGTagcaaaatcaagtttaagaGGGGGTGTTGAAagttaaacttgattttgaatcaagtttaattattggataaattatccaataattaattatggtCAAATCCAAGTTCTAGAGTTTTCTCTAGAAATATCATCATTTCCACCTCCTTAAAAGATTCTAGAAATTTTCTAGAATCATCTTCCACCTCCTTAAACAGAAAAATCTAGATACTCTAATAGAATAATCTAGataatttgaataatgtaATCTAGATCTTATGTAAGAACTCTCTAGACTtaggattaaaatattttagatattttgtagtttagaGGCTATAAATACCTCCTCCCCCTCTCAAATGTTGTCAGGTTGTGAAGTTGTCTTCAAGTTTAAAGCAAAGTAATAAAAGTTCTATTTCCtaaaaaaactctctcaaaacattttaacactttctccattacctctaaaagaattttactCTAACACACCCATCTCCGAAAATATAACCTGAACAAACACAGAATGTTACTCCTCTCTGGACTTGGAAAGACAATTAGCTATGTATAACATAAAATGCTTTTAACAGATATGCCAGACTCAAAACTGAACTCACTAATATTAGTCTTTAAATGCACAAAATTCTTGACTCAGATAGATGTATTACACAAAGTACTTCTATATAAATGACTAGTCTAATTCTAAGTTCACCGGGACTGACCATTTAAAGCTTAGACAACAGGCAACTCTTTTTAAATGGGAAACCAAAATTGGTATacttattaaagaaaaagaagataagtaGTCACCTCTGCACTGAAATCCTTGGGAAACCGATCTGTTGTGTTCAACAGTACATCAATCTCACCACGGTTAAGTGTTAGAATGTTTGATCTAAGAAATGCAGTATTGAACACAACCCGAAACatcatctcttctctctcaagaTCACTACCTAGGGTAATGCACTCTAGCACGACATCACCGAGGATATGGCAATTGATGTCAATCTTTACCAGCTCACAATCTGCCTGCAACAGTAGATGAAAAGTTAGGACAATCATAACTCTCTCATACTGGGAACAATCTATAAGAATGAACAGATCAATGATAAAGATCTTGATATCACCTTCTTATATTGCCGAACAGCTTTGCTTCTTTTAGGCATCGAGAAAAGAACTTTTGAAGTTCGATCGGAAGCCATAAAAGGATCTTGACCATATATTCTGAATATGGGTAGGCAACCATCCTCACCATCAAAATCAGGAATCAGTCTAAGGTTGACACAGTCTAATGTAAGGGCCTGGTCTAGCGGTGGCCATTGTGAGCCAACATTCCTTCTCGAGATATACTGAAGAAACCTCAACTGTGAAGGCAGCAGATTAGTGGAGACATTAGCTGTAACAACTCACGAGGAGCCTGCTTATATATCATCTCTAGTGTTTTCTGTTCTCCACTAAACTGTTTGCGGTATAACAAGAGCGAAGCAAGCATAAAAGCTAAAGTTGGCCATCCACCAAGCTCACAGTGCGACAATAAGATATTCTGTTGACTTAACAATAACCAACTTTCAGCTGATTTTAGGAAGTGATGCACTGTTTCCATTGTAAGCAAAGGGCAACCTTCAAAATGGCGAGGATATGGTCATGTCATACTCAGTTATTACACTCTCCATCCGGCTTCTGCTATCTCCATCCCGGAAATTAAACACCATGAATGATGCACCGGGAAACTATTCTTTTAACTGACTCATTATGCGGCCCACATAAACTCTgtaatcttcatcttccaacATATCCGTGGATGCAACGAGCCATGAATAATACATTACCTCCTCACTCATGTTTCCTTCTGGGGAGCAAAAACGAAAACGAGATTGTCGGCGCTATCCGCACAACAATAACTCTTCTCCAACTCTTAATAATAACCGCCATATCGATTCTCTCTCCAAAACAATCGAACGACTgagattaaaaaatgttaaccATAGTTAGCGCAACAGGAGACGTCATCAGCGGTAGAATtgtattgtattttattaaacagtagaaaatctccaaaaaagTGCCTACTCCCTTCAAAGTGGTATAAATAGGCTTAAAAACTTGGAAAGTGCCCCAACATAGAAGAAACCCAATATAATATAGGGGGAGGTTGTTAACAGACATGCAAATGTCTAGCtgttattttgtataaagaaaGTTAGTGATCGTATTCGTATGTCATTTTTCTTGTCCTATAATTCTATTAGAACTAAATAAATCTTTAATGGTTGGTAAGATTTGTCTCTTATTCGAAAAAAGTTTCGGTTCTGATTAATTTTACTTACTTATTTATAAAGTTACAATCATCCTATACATTTTTGAGTTAAACAGGGGATTAActctatttcattttattagtactatcgtttattttttattttaatttttaactaaTACGTAAGCAGATAGTGGACGTCCATTTGTTTCAATAGTTAACCAAAAGTTTATTAATACTTCTACACCTAAGTTTGGAGTTCAAGTCCTACACTTATATTAATGGTGCAAACCTTATTTGAAGTCCAGAGTGTGCATGAAGAGCATGTCCATCTCATGGATGTCGTACATGCATGACCTTCCGTTGAAGGTCCGAGTGTATTAAGGACAGTTGTGCCGTGAAACCATTGTTCGGAGAAGCTGTTCATCATAATTGCATATGTTACAAGTAGttaaatatcatcataatatGATTAGATTAAATATCACTAGTAATAATGTAATAAcatggaggaaaaaaaaatgcagacaataagcttttgaaatgcataaatataatattttaatactaaagCAGAGTAATTTAAGAGACCattttaacaacaaataataCTTCggaaatacaaaataatttcaataaaaacagaggattagAGTACTTtaactttaacaaaataaaacatgagaaatttaacaaatagTGAAGCTTTAAATgctatatttgtattttaaaagcatttaCACTCTTAAAAACGATGTTACTAATCAATAAAGCTTCGACTTTTAAATTATGGACATTTAAAtcttcaacttttaaaaatgtcATTAAATGCCTAACTATTCACTTACTTCATgattaaataattaacttaTGACGAATATGCTATTTAAACATCTACAATTTGAAAGTTggctttttctattttttccatttttatatataactagaTTCTGACCCGCACGTTCGTGCgggatttcatattttaaaaaatatgttgtataaaatttatattcaatatagttatctttgttttagtcatatatattgtagtacttatattataatatatctaaagaaaattatcgattattatttatgtttgtttatgaaaTAATAGCTAATATTTAGTCTGTTCGTTTAGTGGCCGCAAGCGGCAGCGGCAGCGGCTGCGGCAACGGTAACATTGCCGCACTTGCGTCTACCGCAGCCGCAAATACCCGCGGCGACGAAACGAACAGACTAATTGTGAACTATAAGTCAAATTCTGGAGTTTTAAACTGAAAAGTAGATTAGAAATATCTTAGATGGAAAATTATGTTAGGTTATAATGATGTCAAgtattgttatataaaaaattatggttAGAGAATTGCAATAGAAATTTGTGTTATCGATGGTGAAACACAAGTTAGTCTtgttaatgttgatttttcaaaattttaatggtATGTGTGAACTAAGAATTTGTGTTACcatgttaaaaaatttaaatactgatgcattttttgtatatgtgtTTTGGGCCAAAGtaacttaaacaaaataatgacAAAGAGAAAACTCTAATATCACTAAACATATTATCTGTAGTTGGCACATGTAGAAATTGTAAATTGTTTTGGAAGTATATATGGATTCGATTGCAAAACTAAGCTAAGTCCTGTTTTCTATCATTGtatgttgaatttttttaaagcaTATGTATAGTAAGAATTCTTTAATTTAAATGATTCTAGTTATGTCAACTAACAACTCCGTAGAATTTGCTTCATTTTGAAGGATAGCAatctttttattgtaattaaaatagaaaatatttgaattaatGCTAGAATTATTTTCTAGATatttacaaattcaaaatccaaaaagtatTTGTTAAATATgctatattttaaatttaaatgatggtagtttagattatatatgacaaatataataaatgttttttcatatttggaaaatcaagaaatcattttttcaatGTGTACCAATCATAATTAATCAGTTTAGTTTTATTGaggaaatttttaaaaatctaaactaaatgataatttgttattaaatagttttgttttttcgaaaatatctaataaattattaccagaataaataagtttacatatatatgatttcgAATTAAGTAGTTTGATTTGTTATGGAAATTTTATTCAACGAtttactaaaaaatattaggtagttttttttttttttgatattggGTAGTTATTCATCTATTGATGTAATTTCcgatttgtgtttttttttttaaatccaaGATCCGCTTGTTTATCCGAATCACTACATTTGGTATTTTATTCTCATTCATTTATAGAAATGTATTGgaataaattcatattttttcctttaactataattttggatttgtgtTTTTGCTAATAATTTAAcgtttatataatatattatattattttttatttttcaattaatggtatttgatttatgttgaatttttttttttaatctctaacaaattgaaaaatacaaaatatttcgttttatattcaaaataaatatattgatgCTGAATATTCAATtatcatttaatatttattgttttttccttttttatttttgtagacaaatcataccaaaaatattaacGAAGTAAATCTCAGaatatattagattatttaatctcgttatttgtttttttcaaaaacatgaagaagTCAAAGATGCTTTATCAAGGCTAGCCATTGTTGCAAATGAGATTAGCAAGGTCAAAGCAAAGACAAATGAGATGCTTAATCAGATACAAGAGCTGAAAGAAGAAGGCATAGTCAGGAAAAAGAAACTAGTCATGTGTAGAGGGTGGTTGTATGTGTGTTTtctgataataggtttttaagatcaattaatcgtaaagcactatcatgtcgttgtagtactttaggttgtcaatccaaatgagtgtgatgctaacaatcaagatgtgatcagaagtcactaagtcaagccaaggaataacaggttttggtgtgttctagcagttctaagtgaacgtgcagaaaacagaaattcaagcagaaacaataaaacactcgaccaacacagctctttgcagagcactgggtgaggtcgagtgacaggtcgagtaacagacagaaagtataacacagatactcgactgcacagtctctTGCCAGATAATTGGGTGGTCTAGTATGAGGacgagtaacaagaaagaattgcagaaatttAGCAACAAatgacaagatgcagtaaacaacagtagtgtaaacaaataattcaatcagataaagaattcccgaggatggggtaattgagtagtttcgtttccttaGTTTataggtgattgacatgctcaataaattatccctagaaaacaagttcattaaccaagtctaagtgccaccgcaacagagaccctcaagttaacctagtcccagactcaattaccattgacgagagctaacctaacaggcattacgaatcaacaagttaaagccaaaacgctccctgcaaccaataccttggtacatgGCCACGAATCTgtggaattagtggttcagacatttcattgaacaccttttgggcgcgaaaatgtctgggctcaaattccagttgatcagaaagcaataggcattaagaacaactaatccag from Arabidopsis thaliana chromosome 3, partial sequence includes these protein-coding regions:
- a CDS encoding actin-binding FH2 (formin-like) protein, whose protein sequence is MASDRTSKVLFSMPKRSKAVRQYKKADCELVKIDINCHILGDVVLECITLGSDLEREEMMFRVVFNTAFLRSNILTLNRGEIDVLLNTTDRFPKDFSAEVTTYLLFL